A stretch of the Hippoglossus hippoglossus isolate fHipHip1 chromosome 1, fHipHip1.pri, whole genome shotgun sequence genome encodes the following:
- the LOC117761943 gene encoding sialoadhesin-like produces the protein MAAGEELITNTDRIKFHRVMNRHILTIKKLNKNDSAEYIFRIGSDAGRWPAVPGVTLVVTDLRVKFSPSEEVTEGQRVTLTCRTSCPLTDNMNYIWYLNNQPLNLTKTQSKYLVLDPVSSEHAGNYSCKVKMLQKSSLQKMLTVHRRRKWTQAAIRIVVLLLVIIPTSIFLWIRRKMTSIQSPRTETSVNLEEISPGQVYDDISAQPIEEDDILYSSVQLPNNRDALYSQIQSHQPQEEEQSPYAVVSFTPKTTPE, from the exons ATGGCGGCTGGTGAAGAGCTGATAACGAATACAGATCGTATTAAGTTTCATAGAGTGATGAACCGCCACATCCTGACAATCAAAAAACTGAACAAGAATGACTCAGCAGAATACATATTCAGAATAGGAAGTGATGCAGGGAGATGGCCGGCTGTTCCTGGGGTAACTTTGGTCGTCACAG ATCTGAGAGTGAAGTTTAGTCCTTCTGAGGAGGTGACCGAGGGGCAGAGAGTCACGCTGACCTGCAGaaccagttgtcctctgacggACAACATGAACTACATTTGGTACTTGAACAATCAACCTctgaatctgacaaaaacacaaagcaagtaCCTGGTTCTAGACCCTGtcagcagtgaacatgcagGAAACTACTCCTGCAAGGTTAAAATGCTCCAAAAGAGCTCTCTTCAAAAGATGCTCACtgtccacagaagaagaaaatggactCAAGCAGCCATAAGAATCGTTGTTCTTCTCCTGGTCATAATACCCACCTCCATCTTCTTGTGGATTAG AAGAAAGATGACTTCCATCCAGTCTCCTAGAACTGAAACCTCTGTCAACTTGGAGGAG ATAAGCCCTGGTCAAGTGTACGATGACATCTCAGCTCAACCAATAGAGGAGGATGATATTCTCTATAGCAGCGTCCAACTCCCCAACAACAGAGATGCTCTCTACTCACAAATCCAGTCACATCAGccccaagaagaagagcaaagcccCTATGCTGTTGTCAGCTTTACACCCAAAACAACACCTGAGTAA
- the LOC117761964 gene encoding 85/88 kDa calcium-independent phospholipase A2-like, whose translation MGRFLDGGLLANNPTLDAMSEIHQYNKAVKAEGHREEIKKLGIVVSLGTGKPPQVVVSSVDVFRPSNPLELAKSFVGAKELGKMLVDCCTDSDGCAVDRARAWCEMIDTIYHRLSPQLSQEVMLDEVSDAILVDMLWETQMYLYEKRDILRSLANLLLDK comes from the exons ATGGGCCGCTTTCTGGATGGAGGGCTGCTGGCCAATAACCCGACACTGGACGCCATGTCAGAAATCCATCAGTACAACAAAGCCGTCAAAGCGGAG GGCCACAGGGAGGAAATCAAAAAGTTGGGTATAGTCGTCTCCCTTGGGACAG GTAAACCCCCTCAGGTGGTGGTGAGCTCTGTGGATGTGTTCCGACCCTCCAATCCTCTGGAGCTGGCCAAGAGCTTTGTAGGAGCCAAGGAGCTGGGCAAGATGCTGGTGGACTGT TGCACGGACTCTGATGGTTGTGCCGTGGACAGAGCCAGAGCCTGGTGTGAGATGATCGACACCATCTATCACAG ATTGAGCCCCCAGCTGTCACAGGAGGTGATGCTGGATGAGGTGAGTGACGCGATCCTGGTGGACATGCTGTGGGAAACTCAGATGTATCTATATGAGAAGAGAGATATCCTCCGATCCCTGGCCAATCTGCTCCTGGATAAATGA